From Nicotiana tabacum cultivar K326 chromosome 20, ASM71507v2, whole genome shotgun sequence, one genomic window encodes:
- the LOC142174541 gene encoding uncharacterized protein LOC142174541, giving the protein MSNTADQEAITSAATSGGGNSQASLRIYYSHPLFLHPSDVSGRNKLGLMDDSCKKEDFPEAMGNHWERVNAIVLSWIMSSVAKRLLEGNMYATNALDVWEELYERFNKIDGSRTFNIHKKVTTLTQGTTSVSSYFSKLKDLWEEFEALVPSPSCNCEKSKEFRLHLQKLKLFQFLMGLNDSYFQARSQILLMTPMSSVNQAYSMVISDES; this is encoded by the exons ATGAGTAATACTGCAGATCAAGAAGCAATTACAAGTGCTGCTACGTCTGGAGGAGGAAACAGTCAAGCTTCTCTAAGAATCTACTACAGTCATCCTCTGTTTCTTCATCCATCAGATGTTAGTG GAAGGAATAAACTAGGACTTATGGATGACTCTTGTAAGAAAGAGGATTTTCCTGAAGCTATGGGAAATCATTGGGAAAGGGTTAATGCCATAGTTCTTTCATGGATAATGAGTTCAGTTGCTAAAAGACTTCTAGAAGGTAATATGTATGCAACTAATGCATTGGATGTTTGGGAAGAATTGTATGAACGTTTTAATAAAATTGATGGTTCAAGAACTTTTAATATCCATAAAAAGGTTACTACCTTAACCCAAGGAACTACTTCTGTGTCTAGTTATTTCTCAAAATTAAAAGACTTATGGGAAGAGTTTGAGGCGTTAGTTCCTTCTCCTAGCTGCAATTGTGAAAAATCCAAAGAGTTTAGACTGCATTTGCAGAAACTGAAGCTGTTTCAATTCTTAATGGGGCTGAATGACTCATATTTCCAGGCAAGAAGCCAAATATTACTCATGACCCCAATGTCATCTGTAAATCAAGCCTACTCTATGGTTATAAGTGATGAGAGCTAA